Genomic DNA from Pelosinus sp. UFO1:
CGAGGTTGCGAGGAGAAAGTCATGAGTAATCAAGACATAAATAATTCATTGGCTGAGCTACAAGCTCGGTATTTAGAGGACGTAAAAATTATTGGCGAGGAAGCGCAGTCAGCTTTACTTGTGGAGCCACATCGTTTGCTAGATATACTCGAGTTTCTTAAAACTAACGAGTCGTATCAATTTAACATGCTGCGTAATCTGACGGCAGTCGATTATTTGGAATATATAGAAGTTGTTTATCATTTATATTCCTTGCCGCTTCGTCAGTCGATTACAGTAAAAACCCGTTGTGGTATG
This window encodes:
- a CDS encoding NADH-quinone oxidoreductase subunit C, producing MSNQDINNSLAELQARYLEDVKIIGEEAQSALLVEPHRLLDILEFLKTNESYQFNMLRNLTAVDYLEYIEVVYHLYSLPLRQSITVKTRCGMEDSQIPSVTVIWPSANFQEREIYDLLGVRFTEHPDLRRILLRDEFDGHPLRKTYNIGNAGGKEVKSSC